The Paenibacillus beijingensis nucleotide sequence CGGTTCCGTCGATTCGTATTCGCCGATCGCCCGTCCGTTGATTAAAGTTCGCGTCGTAACGGACATGTAGGACGACTTCCGGTGGAACCGCGGCTTTCGGATCATTCCGATCAGCCACCATAGGAAAACCGCCAGAAGCACCAGCGCAAGGATCGGCAGCCCCCATCTGTACCACCAGGGTACGTCCTGGACCGTCGCGGTGTACTTGACCGTTGCCTGCTCGTTCGGGAAGGTCCCGTTTATCGTGAGCGTCAGCGGGATTTCCCCGGCGTCCGTGAACCATACGTTCCAGTGCGGACGCGGCTGAAGCAGAATCTCGCTGCCCTCCTGCTTCACGTCGAAATGGATTTTTTTTCCGTCGGCATCGACTTTAAGCGAAGGCAGAATCTGCGCCAATTCCTCTTTTCCAACCGGCTCGCCGTCCGCGGTTACGATGAACCGCAGCGGTTCCGCATCCTCCAGCTTGTCCACGCGGGCCGACCATTCGACCTGCCCCGATTCCATGCCGAACTTGCGCGGCGCGTGCCCCCGGAATTCGAGCGACTGCTCCTTCTGAAAAAAACCTTTGATGCGCACCTGCGCGTTCACTTTGGTGAAGTCCTTGACCGGCATATCAAAGGGCGCCGTATACGCCTGCAGCTCGTCGTCCCACTGGAACGCCAGTGCGTTGCCGTCATCCAGCGAACCTGTGACCTCCACCAGCTTCCTTGTAGCGGGAAGCAGATCGAGCGGGTCGTTCGTGGCATTGCTCTTCACCAGCTTGACCACGGCGAGCATCTGGCTGCCGAAGAAAAACGCATTTTCCTGCTGGCCGAGCGTACCGTCCGGATTGCGGTTATATACCGCCAACCGGAAGTCCAGTGCGGGCTCGGCCAGCAACTGCACCCGATCCTTGCGGGAGTCGGCCCCCTTCATCTCAATTCGGTATTCGCCGTCCTGCATGATGCCTTCATCCGACAAGTCCCGGTATTGTGTGATCTGACCGAGAATCGGCGGGTTGAGATTCGCTTTATCCTTCGGGGTCACGATCTGGTAAGGTCCTTCCGTGCCGGTGCTTCCGCCCTGGTTGATCGTAAGCTTCCCCTGGTCATTCGGGATGGTGACCCCGGCCGAGTTTTGAACGACCTGCTCCAGCAGCGTCAGCCGCTTGATCGGGAATAAAGAGTTGAACTGAATGCCGTTGCTAGTAAAAACAGGATGCAAGCTGACCGCCGTTCCCGACTCGGGGTCGCGGTTTGTGATGAGCGCTGCGACCTCATTGATTTTACTGATAATATTTTGCTGCCCGTTGCTTTCAATGACCTTCGCGTCGAGCGCATCCTGCCACATCTCCTTGATGCTGCTCATCATCCTCTTGTCTTCTTCGTTCAAATACTGCTCGATCGTAACGAGCGCGCTCCGGGTTGTTGCGTTGTACGACTGCATCGTCTGGCGGTAGGCCAAAAATTGCTCGCGGGCGCGCTTCATGTTTCCTTCGGGATCGGCGACATTGTCTTCGGCCGGGTCGAAGTCGTTGAACACGCCATCGGTCAGTACGACGAGCCAAAACTCGGAATCCGGATTGGCCTTCGCCTTGTCCATCAGATGCTTCATGGCCGTCTGGACGGATAAGAAAGGGGTCGGCGTATTGCCGTCATCCACCCATTGCTGCACGGACCGGATGGAGCCCTGCCGCTTATCCGAGGAGAGCGCAATCTCTTCAACCTTCGTCGGGTCGCTCATGCGGGTAACGTAAAGATTGTCCTCCGGTGCCAGCAGTCCCGCGAGGCTCTGCAGTGAGTAGTTCGCATACTTCCAATTGTCGATCTGCATGCTCTGGCCCGTTGAGGGATTTCGTGCATACTTCATGCTGCCCGAATCGTCGAACACGAGTGCAACCACCCGGTTCTTCACGAAGGACTGCCCGGCCGCCGCAACACGCGGTGTTTGGGGCAGACATAGAATAGATACGACAAATATCATCACGATCGTTAGGACTTTTTTCATAGTTACTCCCGTTTTTGGATGAATGTGGTCTAAAAGTACCGTTATGAATATTCCATAATTATAGTAAGTCTTCCTTTTCTTTGAAATCGATTTCTCTTGAAATCTCCTATAAAATTATATTTCACAATAAGTAACCGACTATTTGGCAACAAGTAGCCGACTTGCGTGTTTCTGCTTCTTAGACGATTTACGGCCGACAAAAGTCCTGGTTTCTTTTTTTGGAAGAAAAAAACAACCTCTGCCGCTTCTCTCCCTTCATCTTTCATCTTTCATCTTTCATCTTTCTTCTTTCTTCTTTCTTCTTTCTTCTTTCTTCTTTCTCCCTTCATTCTTTGAGCGGGTCGTTTTGGCCGAATCGGCCAATCGCAGCGGGAACAAAACCTATTCCCCGCGTTTCCCGTAGTGGTTGCTTTAACAGCCCGCTTGGTAGTCTTGTTTTAGAACAACAATCCGAACTGCCTTTAACCTACTTGATTGCATACCGATGAAGCTAAAATTCACCCCTTCCGTCCGCGCGTGTTGAACCCTTGTAGGGCTGAGAAGATAGATAACGAGTTTAATTGCTTGATGAATCAGCCATGTTGTGATACATTTTAAGCAAAATTAACGGTATGAAGCACTTACCGCTTTGATACGTTCTGCTCATTCGGGCTTTGCGTATTGAGGCGGTTTTTTGCTTATTATGAGATTTGGTGGGGGAGAGGATGGGATTGTTTGATGCCGTTTATGAAGATTGGTTGTCCAAACAAATAGCCGAGGAGAAAAACCGTAGAAGACGGGAGCTTTTAGAGAATGGTTTGGGACACGGAACAATTGAGTTCTTACGCTCGATATGGTTCCCAGCCATCGGCAACCTGGATCATCTGTATCCCGAGCACGAAGTGCGGGACCTGGGTAATCGATATCGCTATCTTGATCTTGCTTATATGCCGGGGAACGCGAAAGGCTGCATTGAGATCCAAGGCTACGCTACACATGCCAGAGATATCCAAGCAGGGAGGTTTAAGGATTTATGTATGAAGCAAGCGCTGCTTGTCCTCGATGACTGGTACTTCATGCCTGTCGCTTACTTGTCCATTCGGGATGATCCGGGGATCTGCAAGCAATTGGTGCTCTCCTTTGTCGGGAAATTCCTGTCGAACTCGCTGCATTCTGATCTGCACTGGGCGGAAGCAGAAACGCTGCGCTTTGCCCGTAGACTGATGCGTCCTTTCGCTCCCAGGGAGCTTTCTTCCCATCTAAGGCTTTCGGAGCGCCACACCAGAGTAATCATTCATGATTTAGTAGACAAAAAATTGCTGTCCGTAGCAAGCGGAAATCAGCGATACCGTACGTTTCGGCTCAGCTCGACTCATTCCGGTTCGATTCATTCCGGCTGAGATCGTCATTAAATGCCAGGTTATTTCCTAACGGCTGCCACAGCCGCTAATTTGATGAAAATGACCCATTTTAAATTTTAACGGAGCTGAGCGCCTTTATTGTATGCACGAATGGTCATATTTCAACGGAAACCTTCAGATAAGGTCTCTGACAACCGTTAAATTTTGCAAAAGGGCATTTTGAGCACAATAAGGTCTTGGTTAGCCGTTAGCGCTCGAAGGTCATCCACTCCGTCCGCGCGGGGTGAACCTCCAACCTCATGGCTGCCAGTGAAGCGCTCTCCCGGCTGAGCTATGGCCCCAATAGTTCAGACATGATGCCAGCTAATGACCTATTTCGTAATCATTTCGAACCCGGTCGGATTGAAAAGAGAGATATCGCATTGGGTATGGCCCTCCATTGTTAGAACCGCAAGTATTTCTCCGAACAGAAAGCCGGACTCCTTCTTCATCAGAGGAGTCCGGCTGTGCCGGGGCATGGCGCTTAACAGCATCCGCTCCGGATAACCGGGATGAACGATACCGGAAAAAGCGGCGGGAGAAAGTGCTAGATAAACCACCACAGTCCATCTCTTATTTCAACAAGACGTCATCGTACTCTTTGTGGCGGTCGAATTGGCTTTTGGCGAAAGGGCACAGGGGCATGATCTTGATCCCTTCCTCCCGGGCAAATTCGACGAGCCGCTTCACTAACGCTTGTCCGACTCCTTGACCCCGCAGACGATCGGAAACAATCGTGTGGTCGACGATAATTTTATCGTTTCCAGTAGGAACATAATGGATTTCCGCATCTTTATGATCCTGTTCGCCTACATAAAAACTGTTCGTATCTTTTTTGATTTCGATCATGAAACCACTCCCCCCAAAAGTTTGCTGCATCGTTTTATATTTTTTGCTTTTCCAGCCCCAAATGTTCGTTTCTCATCGTTGTATATTCAGGCATTTCCTGCCTCGTTATCTTTTCGGATATATTGCAACGCGCCGCTTGGGCATGTATCGATAAGAGCTGCAATTTTGTCGGCGGATTCTCCATCGGCATTTACCCATGGCTTCCTCTTCACATTGAACACTTCCGGCAGCCCTCTCACACAATTTGCCGAATGAATGCATCTTTCCGGGTGAAATAAAACGTCGATATGTTCCCCTGTATATCGCTTGACTTCATCGCTCATTACGATCACTCACCCTTCGGCTCTTTCATTTCGTATCGAGATATCCTTATTATCAATCAAAACGGATATATGATCAATCCGATTGATAGGGAGCGCATTTAGATGATAGGGAGCGCAGTTCATAGAACGAGATGTTTATTCAAAATAAGACCGTCTCCACATGCGGAGACGATCTTATTCCCTCATGGATCAGCTATTTCACTTATTTACCAGATACGCCGCAACTTCAGCCAAACGTGAAGCATAACCCCACTCGTTATCGTACCAGGCTGCGATCGATAAAATTTCGCCCTGTAATTGGGTCAACGGAAGGTCAATGATGGAAGAGTGGGAATCGCCTACGATCCGGGAAGACGCCCATTCACCTTCGAGAACATCCAACACTCCCTTTAGCTCGCCCTCTGCGGCGGCATTGCGGAATAGATCGTTTACTTGCTCTACCGTGGACGGCTTTTCCGTCACCAGGTTTAATTCGGCGATGCTTCCGGTACGAGTCGGGATCCGGTATGCCTTACCCGTAATCTGCAAATCGTTCCAAATAAATTTCAGAGCCTTGGCAGCTCCGGATGAAGAAGGAATAATATTTTCCGCGGCGGCCCATGAATCGCGCCGATCCTTCATCGGCTGATCGGTCAGCGATTGCGTGTTCGTATAGGAATGAACCGTCGAGAACAAGCCGTATTTGATTCCGAAGTTTTCTTTCACGATTTTGACGACTGGAGCGAGTGCATTGGTCGTGCAGCTTGCCATACTAATGATCTTGTGCTTGTCCGGATCAAAGCTGTCCAGATTGATCCCTTTAAGCAATACGGCATCGCAATCTTCAAGAGTTTTGCTCGGTCCGCTGACTAACACCCGGTTTGCGCCGCGATCCAAATGGACTTGCGCAACAGCACGGGTGACGGCCCGGCCTGTGCAGTCGATGACGAGATCGACATCCAGAGCTTTCCAATCCGGGACTTCTTTCGAAGAATTGATAAACAGAATTTCACGGCCGCCGATCACGATCAGACCCTCTTGTGCCGAGACCTTTTCGTGCCAACGCTTATAGTTGGTATCCACTTCGAAAAGAGCGGCAAGCGTTGCCTCGTCTTTAATATCCGAAATGGAAGCCGGAACAAACAGCTCATCCTGCAAAGCGACTCTTAATAATTGCCTGCCGATACGTCCAAATCCAAACACTCCAATTCTGCCCATCATAAACCTCCTTAAGGTTTTTCTGAAAGGAAAACCACTTCGTAAGCATTATCTTGAACAAATGACTTAACATTTTTATTATACTTACTTTTTAGTAGCGTTGTAAAATTAATTTTCAGAATATTAGATCGAAGCCGCTTTGGTTACTTTTCCGAACCGACAATCATTTTTCTGTATTCCGACGGGGTCATGCCCGTATATTTTTTAAACGTCCGGAGGAAGCTTCGGGAGTTGGCATAACCGACCTTCTCCGCAATATCGTTCACCTTCCTGTCCTTCTCGAGCAGCAGCGCCTTAGAGGCATTAATACGAATTTGAATCAAGTAATCGATGAAATTGTTCTCCGTATATTCCTTAAACAGCCTGCTGATGTAAGCCGGGCTGATATGAAATTGCTCCGCCAGAAGGTCGAGAGAGAGCTCGCTTTCCTGATAATGCTCCTGGATATATGCGGTCATCCGCTCAATCGTCTCATTTTTTCCGCGATGGCTCCGCTTCTCTTCGATTTTGGCGGACAGCTCCTCCAGAACGGAATAGACGAGCCGTTCCGCTTCCTTCCAATTATCGCAAAGTCCGATCTTCTCATAGATGCCGCTAAGGGAAGGGGCGGACGGCTCCTGTTCAATGCCAAGCGATTCGACCGTATACAGAGATTTCAGGATCAGTTCAAAGGACAATTGACGAATCAGCTCCGGCTCCAGGCTGCTTTCCACGGCGGCGCGGAACATGTCATCCATGTCATGGCGCACTGTTGTCATGTCCGTCTTTTTCAACGCGTCGGTGATCGAATGGACAAACCGGCTTAACCGGTAATAATGCTGGCTTTCGGACGGAAGCAGGTCTTCGATGGAAATGACCGAATTTTGGCCAAAAACCATTTTGTAACGGAGCGCCTTTTGCGAACCGGTATACGATAAGGGGATATCTTTCATTTCTTTGAAGCATGTGCCGACTCCAACGGTCACGACGATGCCAAACTGCCGCTTCATGATATCAAGCACCTGTTCCAGCAGCGCAAGCGTCCGCAGATGGTTCTGGTCCGCATCGCCTTCGGCAAAGCTGATGACAACCGCTGCCCGGCCGCCTCCCAAATCGATTGCGGCTCCCGCACATTCCGTATTGATCAGCTCTTCCGCCACGTTGCAAAACGCAAACGCAAAGAGCGATTCGTCCCGCGGGCTCAGAGTCGCTCCTTCTTTTTCGATTTCAGCCGTACAAACCAGAAACCATTCTTCGTAAAGCTTGGCCCCGACAAATTCAAGCTGCTGGCTCACCGATTGATAATCCGCTTTGAACCCCGTCAATATATCCATAATGATTTTCCACTTCAACATCGGCTTCGAATCCCGCAGATGCTTTGCGAGGTGATCACGGTCGATGACCATTTGGTCAAACACCGTTTCCAAATAGCCAAGCTGTGCCGTATTCCAAGACTGCGGATGCGACGGGTCGCTTGTGTACGCGCTCGATACTTTCCCGATCAGCCTCTCCAGCGGTCTAAACGTCCAGCGGTTTACATAAAACAAAGCGGCCAGCCCAAGCGCAATCATCAAACAGGCGAATAAAACGAGCAAATTACGGGTAATGTTCAGCGGTTCGTAAATTTTCGATTCCGGTATAATGCTGATCATCTTCCAGCCCGTATATTCGGAAGTCCGATAAAAAACCGTTTGCCGCACGCCGTCCAAATCGACCGTAAAAAAGCCGTTTTCTTTTTCCGATAACACGCGTTTAATGTATGGAAGCGCATTCATATTGTGGAATAATTGAGTTTTGTCATCATGGGTAACGACTTTTCCTTCCTTGTCCACAATCATTAAATGGCCGGCGTGCCGATCTTCGTAAACGGCTTTGACCATGTTATACACGACTTTTTCATTAATGTTGACGGCGACCAAGCCTTTGCGGAATCCCGGACTGCTGATCGCCGGATAGCTGCGGACAAGGGTAATGACATTGTGATTCTGGCTTCCATCCCAAGCCTGATGAGTGGGCAGCCATTTGAAATATTCGGACATATTCAAATAAGGCTTTAACCAATTGCTCTCGGGAGCGGCATTCTTGATGTAGGACTTATCTGTTAAAATATCGCCGCTTTTATCGGAATAGACATAGATTGAGGAATAATCGGGATTCGTACGAATGAAGTCGGTCAGTTTGGTGTTCAGCGCATAAAAGTTATTGTATTTCTGAGCGTCATCTTTATAACTGTCCATAATAAAGTAAACGAATTCGATGTCGTTTGTCAGGTTAAGCAAGTCCTTCTCCGTCTGCCGGAACACGACTTCAATTCGTTGATCGACCTGCTGAAGCAAAGCCGAGTTCGTATCGTTTAAATCCCTTTCCAGCGTCCCCATCGTACCGATGTAAGACAACCAAAACGTAAGGATGATAACGGTTAAAAAGACGACTCCGTAAACCAACATCACTTTCCCGGAAATGCTGATCTCCATTCAAGGACCCCCATCGGTTCGGCTATGGACACGGACGGCTCATACTTGGAAAAATTTATCGGCACAGTAAAGTATATCAAAGTCGGTACAAGTGCGTAAAACGGAATTTGGGGGATATTTTGAAATACATGCGATCCTGCAAAAATACTTTTTTTGTTGCACCGCTGCAGGTTTAGCGAGGAAGGACCTCCGACTCCGCTTTGCTTCAGCGGAATTGGAGGTCCTTTTGGGGGATAATCGACAACCCGCTTGCTGCGCTGTTTATAGAGTGTATGTGTCGATAATGCTTCGTATTCGCAATCCGCTCTGCAATTCGCTAAGCGTTGAAGGCGCGGAGAGATCTTCTTTACGGAGGATGATTCGTTTCGGACGACCCGCAGATAGGTGGATGAAATTATCGCTGAGCCGGACGTCATGACCGGTGAAATCCAACTCGACAAACGCGGCAAACGATTCGGAATGAAGGGTCAGGATGTAAGCATCGGCCTCTTCCGTCATTTCCGCCCGCAGCGCCGGCTCTGCAAAATGAAAATGTTTCGGTTTCACAAACAGGACGCAGCCTTCGCTGACAGCCCTTCCCTCCAATTCAAGTTCATATTCCAGGTAAACTTCACGGCTCTTGACCGGGTCTCCTCCAAGCACTTCGGCAAAATCCAGCTCCGCAGATCCCGCTGCCGAGAGCGCCTCGACCGTTATGCTCATCGAGCCTTGTTGAATGACGGCTGAGAGCCGGTCCCGGAGCCGCCAATGAACCATACCTTGAACAAGTTTCGGCGTATCGTTCGTGACGGCAAGCTTAACCTTCGTTCCCGTTTCTTCCGCGGACAGCAGCACCGGCGCATAAAAGCGTTTTGCGTAGTAATGCAGGGCTTTCCATCGGCCAAAATAATCGATGCTCGACCAGGATGCACCCGGCCAGCAATCGTTGAGCTGCCAATAGATCGAGCCCATGCAGCGGCCCCGGTTGCGGCGCCAATGCTCGACGCCATAGCGCATCGCTTCGGCTTGAAGCAGCTGCGAAACAAACAGCAGAGAATCGAAGTCCTTAGGGTACAGAAAATTTTCGGAGATACCCGCTATAATTTTCCCGTTGCCCGCCGGATTTTTTTGATGACTCTCCATCACGGAGCTGAAAATATTCCGGTCCCCCTGCTCCGTGAACGAATCCACCGTCTTCAACGCGGGGAACGATTGAAAGCCGAATTCCGAGCAGAAGCGGAAATAATGCTCCCGGTATGCCGTGAAAGGCTCCCCTCCGTGCCAAACGTCCCAGTAGTGGACATCGCCTTTATGCGGGGCGTTTGGCTCGTCAAAGCCGCCTCCCGAAGAAGGCGAAGCCTTCCAGTAAAACGTACCCGGATCAAGCGTCCGCATCAGCTCCGGAAGAATGATTTCAAACTGTTTCACATAGTCGGTCTTCAGCTTGGCCCGCTTCGGAAAGTCCCAATCGACCCAGGCCATTTCCATTTCGTTATTGCCGCACCAAAGGCCAAGCGAAGCATGATGGCGAATCCGTTTGACGTTATCGGCAATTTCGGCTTTGATCTGCTCCGTAAATTGTTCCGTCATTTCATATTCCGCACAAGCGAATAAATGATCCTGCCAAACGATCAAACCGTATTGATCGCATAAATCGTAAAAATAATCGTCCGGGTAATAACCGCCGCCCCAGACGCGGATGCAGTTGAAGTTCGCATCCCTGCAGTCGCGGATGAGCCGCTCCGTCCTTTCCTTGCTTTGCCGGGCCCTGATGTTATCCTCGGGGATATAGTTCGCCCCCATTGCAAACATCGAAACCCCGTTGACGACGAATTCGAACGTTTCGCCCCAGGAATCGGGTTCCCTCTTTACGGTCAGGGTCCGCAGTCCGATCGTATACTCCCGTTCATCCACCTGCATGCCGTCTTGCCTGAGCTCGAGCTGCAAGCGGTACAGAGGCTGTTTGCCGAGCCCGCTCGGCCACCACAGCTCCGGCTGATTGACCCGAATCCGGATATGCCCGGGGCTGGCGCCGCCCGGAAGCGTTTGGGCTTCGTTCAGCAAGCCGTCCGGCGTATACAGCATGGCGAGAAGCTCGAAGGAATCCGCACCGGGCGATGCCCCAAACGATTCGGCCGATACCCGGATATCCAGCAGAACGCCGCCTGAATCGTCGTGTTCCTGCGTTATGTAGACGTCACCCAGGCGTCCTTTGCGGTAAGCCGCCAAGTAAATATCCCGCCAAATGCCGCTGTCCGGCAGCTTCGGCCCCCAATCCCAGCCGAACATATAGTGCGCTTTGCGCAGATGCGGAAAGCCCTGCACAACATATTCGCCGTTCGCCGCCCACAGGCTGCGCTCCTTCTGCTTTTGCTCCACATATTCGACCGGAGAATAGAATATGAGCCGGAGCGTATTCACGCCGGAAACGATCTTGGACGTCACGTCAAAGCAATACGTACGATGCATATTCATCGTTTTCCCGATGATTTCTCCATTCAAACGCACTTCCGCTATCGTGTCGAGCCCTTCGCAGACGAGCTCCAGCCGTTCGCCTTCCAGCAGCGCGGGATCAACAATAAATTCACGCACATATTCATAAATTCGCCGGAACGAATCAAAGACTTCATACTGCCGCTCCCGGTAATACGGGTCGTTCATCTTGCCGGCGCGAATGAGATCGGAAGCGATCGAACCCGGCACGCGGGCGGGAATCCATTCTTCGCCCAAGGCTGCTTTCATCCTCCAGCTTCCGTTTAAATCCTGCTTGATCATGTTTGATCCCCGCTCTTCCTGTTTTGGGTGCCGTTACAAAAATTCGCTCAGCAGCATCAGGACCAAACCTTGTCCGTACAGTGTCGGATGACAAGGAATGGCGTTGTAGGCTTCGACCGTATCCAGAACCGGGGTTCCTCCCGAAACGCCGGATACCTCTCCATTTGCATCGATTTTTTGCAAAATCGCTTTTAAGGTTCGGTCCGCCGACTCCATCATGGAACGATCGAGAATGCCCTGCCTTACCCCCTGAGCAATACCGCAAGCAATTCCGGCGCTGCCGGACGTCTCCGGGTAAAAGTCGGAGCGGACCATGACGGTAGGCCACAGCCCGTCTTCCCGCTGGTACCGGATCAGCCCTTCGATCAGCAGGGTATACTGGCGGATCATTTCCTCGGAAATGGGACATATCCCCTCCAGCTCGCTCACAATCATCGGCACGCCGACGGCGACCCAGGCGTTCGCCCGGGTCCATCTGGCAGAAGACATATGATTGGCGGCGATGCAGTTCCACCCGTGAAAAAGCACATGCGTATCTTTATCCTGAAGAAGCCTCAAGTGAAGCTCGAGCTGACGGGCAGCTTCCCGTCCGTATTCCGCCCGCCCCGTCAATTTCGCCAATCGTGCCAAAAACAGAACGGCCATAAACACCGTATCCGCCCAAACCTGCTCCGGAAACCCCACATTTTCCGTCACCGTATGCTCAAACGCGCCTTCCCTCGTACGCGGAGCTTCATTCAGCATCCAATCCCCTGCCTTGACAGCCGTGTCGAAAAAGTAGGCGTCCGACGTATAACGAAACAGCTGCGGATAGATCGCAAACGGGGCCATGGAATTAATCACCTTGGCACGCTCCGCTTTGTCCCTGTTATTTTCCGCCCACGCGGCCAATTGATCGATGATTTCCTTCCGTCCGCTTCGTTCATAATAGGACAAAATCGCGATCACCCCGACTCCGGGCACCCAGTCCCATTGATCGAGGCCCATCGCCCACTTGTTGGCATGCGGCTTCAGCATATACTCGTACACCAGCCGGGCTTTGGCCGGAATGCTTTCCTGTGGTTCAATATGTTCCATTCCCCCCTGATCCTCCTTCTGCTATCCGCCTAATTTATCCGGTCCCGGCCGCACGTCCAGCGATATCGAAAGCTTCTTGCCGGGGACGGCGCTTTCGGCCGTCAGCCGGTCCGGTTCATGGGTGAGCATGACTTCAGGAACAGAGGCCGTTTCGCCGATCGATAACATAAACAAAAAGGCCGCTTTCTCCATCCGCGAAAAATGAAACGTCCGCTCCGCGCCCGCATAAATGACATAGTCGGCGGCCAAGATGCCGTCCTGCTCCGTCACTTCCCAACGAAGCTTCACGCCTTCATCCGGGGGATCCTTGGGCTTCCCGCTTTCATCCCCGGCTTCTTCATCGAACGCGCCGTAAACCGAACGGACCGCCGCCTGCATGTCGCCGATGCGCAGATGAACCGTTTCCGAATCGGACCTTTCACTCTCCACGTGATGGAGGGATCCGCCGATTTCGAACCGGATCCGCAAATCCGACGACGTGATGGAGCCGCCCGTTTTGTCCAACGAAGGGTGCGTGTTTCCTCCGTTCGTTAATAAGGTGAGGCCAAATAAGGCATTCCCCTCCATTTGATCGCAAGTCAGCAGGGCCGAGGATAAATCGTATCCATCGTTTAAAAATCTCATGTGCAAATAAGTCACTTCTCCGCCGTTATCGAAATACGCAACGAGGCTCCTGCACTGATTCCACATGATCTCCCGGCTAAACGAGCCCAACGTATAACGGGGATTCATATACGTTGTCGCCCATTTCTCCACTTCTTTCTGCTCGTCTTTAAAATACATGTCACGCACGGTGCATTCTTCCGGCGTACGGAAGTAAGGCAGGAACCGCATCGGGCACCGGATGCCGCTCTTGAACCACTCCGTAGAGTACTCAAGCCGATCGGACGAAAGAAAAGAAGCGGCGCCAGCTGTCGCGATCTGCAAAAAAGATTGCGCGTACGGCTGCAGCAGCGTGCTGTAGCTGCGGGTATGCGGACCGGCCCACTGCCTCGTCGGAGGATGGTAATGCGCCGCAACCATTCCCCATGCGATATCGAGCAATTCCAGACAAACGGTCTTTACGCGTTCCAGCTTCGTTTCCGCATGCAGCTTGGATAATTCGAGGATCGAAATGAG carries:
- a CDS encoding beta-mannosidase, whose protein sequence is MKAALGEEWIPARVPGSIASDLIRAGKMNDPYYRERQYEVFDSFRRIYEYVREFIVDPALLEGERLELVCEGLDTIAEVRLNGEIIGKTMNMHRTYCFDVTSKIVSGVNTLRLIFYSPVEYVEQKQKERSLWAANGEYVVQGFPHLRKAHYMFGWDWGPKLPDSGIWRDIYLAAYRKGRLGDVYITQEHDDSGGVLLDIRVSAESFGASPGADSFELLAMLYTPDGLLNEAQTLPGGASPGHIRIRVNQPELWWPSGLGKQPLYRLQLELRQDGMQVDEREYTIGLRTLTVKREPDSWGETFEFVVNGVSMFAMGANYIPEDNIRARQSKERTERLIRDCRDANFNCIRVWGGGYYPDDYFYDLCDQYGLIVWQDHLFACAEYEMTEQFTEQIKAEIADNVKRIRHHASLGLWCGNNEMEMAWVDWDFPKRAKLKTDYVKQFEIILPELMRTLDPGTFYWKASPSSGGGFDEPNAPHKGDVHYWDVWHGGEPFTAYREHYFRFCSEFGFQSFPALKTVDSFTEQGDRNIFSSVMESHQKNPAGNGKIIAGISENFLYPKDFDSLLFVSQLLQAEAMRYGVEHWRRNRGRCMGSIYWQLNDCWPGASWSSIDYFGRWKALHYYAKRFYAPVLLSAEETGTKVKLAVTNDTPKLVQGMVHWRLRDRLSAVIQQGSMSITVEALSAAGSAELDFAEVLGGDPVKSREVYLEYELELEGRAVSEGCVLFVKPKHFHFAEPALRAEMTEEADAYILTLHSESFAAFVELDFTGHDVRLSDNFIHLSAGRPKRIILRKEDLSAPSTLSELQSGLRIRSIIDTYTL
- a CDS encoding glycoside hydrolase family 88/105 protein, with translation MEHIEPQESIPAKARLVYEYMLKPHANKWAMGLDQWDWVPGVGVIAILSYYERSGRKEIIDQLAAWAENNRDKAERAKVINSMAPFAIYPQLFRYTSDAYFFDTAVKAGDWMLNEAPRTREGAFEHTVTENVGFPEQVWADTVFMAVLFLARLAKLTGRAEYGREAARQLELHLRLLQDKDTHVLFHGWNCIAANHMSSARWTRANAWVAVGVPMIVSELEGICPISEEMIRQYTLLIEGLIRYQREDGLWPTVMVRSDFYPETSGSAGIACGIAQGVRQGILDRSMMESADRTLKAILQKIDANGEVSGVSGGTPVLDTVEAYNAIPCHPTLYGQGLVLMLLSEFL